The proteins below come from a single Sulfurovum xiamenensis genomic window:
- a CDS encoding glycosyltransferase family 2 protein, whose translation MQEPLITIAIPAYNNESSIRKTIDSCLNQKTDIQYEILIVDDASTDTTPQIIAEYDNKIRIVTLEERVPIMDNHNNCLKYANGEYVLFCHADDILEDHAVETVSRKLKQRNYPKKYILWGHSLFRDSYPIVKKAGFNVNEMIVGEYAPTMFMFGAVAPAGTCYSREGMLEVGGFLQANHRLAPSDITSMIYCAFQGFRFEMMDEMIMVRTYASTATETKLDIILESLDDAFKQLIEVTKKTDIDALITKSITFDSKPYMFYYALAEDKAFAQRVKRIVRREIIFNPGLLRDDIIRKLLKRLYL comes from the coding sequence ATGCAAGAACCATTAATCACTATAGCAATCCCCGCTTATAATAATGAAAGTTCCATTCGTAAAACAATTGATTCATGTTTAAATCAAAAAACCGATATACAATATGAGATTCTGATCGTTGATGATGCGAGCACAGACACAACACCTCAAATTATTGCAGAATATGATAATAAGATTCGAATAGTTACCCTTGAAGAACGTGTTCCTATTATGGATAATCATAATAATTGTCTAAAGTATGCAAATGGAGAATATGTCCTTTTTTGTCACGCTGATGATATATTGGAAGATCATGCGGTCGAGACTGTTTCCAGAAAATTAAAGCAGAGAAATTATCCTAAAAAATACATTTTATGGGGACACAGTCTTTTTCGAGATTCATATCCGATCGTTAAAAAAGCAGGCTTTAATGTGAATGAAATGATTGTTGGTGAGTATGCACCGACCATGTTTATGTTCGGTGCTGTTGCACCAGCAGGAACCTGTTACAGTCGGGAAGGAATGCTTGAAGTCGGAGGCTTTCTTCAGGCAAATCACAGATTGGCTCCTTCAGATATCACCAGTATGATCTACTGTGCTTTTCAAGGCTTTAGATTTGAGATGATGGATGAGATGATTATGGTAAGAACGTATGCTTCCACTGCAACAGAAACAAAGCTTGATATTATTTTAGAGTCTCTTGATGATGCTTTTAAACAGTTGATAGAGGTGACAAAAAAAACTGATATAGATGCACTGATTACGAAGTCAATTACATTTGATTCAAAACCTTACATGTTTTATTATGCTTTGGCCGAAGACAAAGCATTTGCACAACGAGTTAAACGAATCGTTCGTAGAGAGATTATTTTCAATCCAGGATTATTAAGAGATGACATTATAAGAAAACTTTTAAAAAGACTATATTTATGA